A genome region from Gossypium hirsutum isolate 1008001.06 chromosome A04, Gossypium_hirsutum_v2.1, whole genome shotgun sequence includes the following:
- the LOC107888725 gene encoding protein PLASTID MOVEMENT IMPAIRED 1, giving the protein MATATGWRNSNTQLLDELEALSQSLYQSHISTTRRTASLALPRSSLPPTDEVPEVKFEDNKHSARPRARRLSLSPWRSRPKADDQNDNQVQATRPNELEAKAVSTEKKGIWNWKPIRALTHIGMQKLSCLLSVEVVTAQGLPASMNGLRLSVCVRKKETKDRAVNTMPSRVSQGAADFEETLFVRCHVYCSSGNGKPTKFEPRPFWIYLVAVDAEELDFGRNTVDLSLLIQESVEKSYEGTRVRQWDMSFNLLGKAKGGELIVKLGFQIMEKDGGIGIYNQASGGLQSSKSKNFSASFARKQSKTSFSVPSPRMMSRSEAWTPSQTGVTPDLQGLDDLNLDEPATVPSSSVSVQKSEEPEKMEEIDLPEFDVEDKGVEIQEKELKEAEEEEPEDNKSVSSEVVKEMVNDQLHKTRLTELDSIARQIKALESMMGDEKIVKADEETESQRLDADEETVTREFLQMLEDEGSNEFKDIPHFQLDKAEDDTAGDSDSKVYLPDLGKGLGCVVQTRDGGYLAAVNPLDSLVARKDMPKLAMQVSKPLVIPSDKSLNGFELFQKMAAAGVEKLSSQISSSMPLDEIMGKTAEQIAFEGIASSIIQGRNKEGANSSAARTIAAVKVMATAMNTGRKERIATGIWNVSENPLTAEEILAFSLQKIEGMAVEALKVQAEMAEEEPPFDVSAFSGKAITQDQPLDSAIPLENWTKDYGLTSSEDQLGDPETLTLALVVQLRDPLRRYEAVGGPVLALVHASSGDIEPKKNDEEKRFKVMSLHVGGLKVGTPGKRNIWDSERHRLTAMQWLVAYGLGKSGRKGKQVVSKGQDLLWSLSSRVMADMWLKTMRNPDVKFAK; this is encoded by the coding sequence ATGGCAACTGCAACGGGTTGGAGAAACTCCAATACTCAGCTTTTGGATGAACTGGAAGCACTTAGTCAATCCCTGTACCAATCCCACATCTCCACTACTCGAAGAACTGCTTCCCTTGCTCTTCCTCGGTCTTCTCTTCCACCTACTGATGAGGTCCCCGAAGTTAAATTTGAAGATAATAAGCACAGTGCTAGGCCCCGAGCTCGGCGTTTGTCTTTGTCACCTTGGCGTTCCAGACCAAAAGCTGACGACCAGAATGATAACCAGGTTCAGGCCACGAGACCAAATGAGCTAGAAGCGAAAGCTGTGTCAACTGAAAAGAAAGGGATATGGAATTGGAAGCCGATTCGAGCGCTTACGCATATCGGGATGCAAAAGCTGAGCTGCTTGTTATCTGTTGAAGTTGTGACTGCGCAAGGCCTTCCTGCTTCCATGAATGGCCTGCGACTTTCCGTTTGTGTTCGGAAGAAAGAAACCAAAGATAGAGCTGTTAACACCATGCCGTCACGGGTATCACAAGGAGCTGCGGATTTTGAAGAGACTCTTTTTGTTAGGTGCCATGTATATTGCAGTTCTGGCAATGGAAAGCCTACGAAATTTGAGCCTCGTCCGTTTTGGATCTATCTGGTTGCTGTTGATGCTGAAGAGCTTGATTTTGGGAGAAACACTGTGGATTTGAGTCTCCTTATTCAGGAGTCTGTGGAGAAGAGCTACGAAGGAACTCGGGTTCGGCAATGGGACATGAGTTTCAATCTATTAGGGAAGGCGAAAGGGGGAGAACTCATTGTGAAATTGGGATTTCAGATCATGGAAAAAGATGGAGGAATTGGTATTTACAATCAAGCCTCGGGGGGATTGCAAAGCTCCAAATCCAAGAATTTTTCAGCATCTTTTGCTCGTAAGCAATCGAAAACATCTTTTAGTGTTCCTAGTCCGAGGATGATGAGCCGATCAGAAGCTTGGACTCCTTCACAAACAGGGGTGACACCTGATCTTCAAGGACTAGATGATTTGAACCTCGATGAACCGGCGACGGTTCCTTCATCCTCTGTCTCCGTTCAGAAATCAGAAGAACCGGAAAAGATGGAAGAGATTGACCTCCCAGAGTTTGATGTTGAAGACAAGGGGGTCGAAATTCAAGAGAAAGAACTCAAAGAAGCCGAGGAAGAAGAACCCGAAGACAATAAATCAGTTTCAAGTGAGGTTGTCAAGGAGATGGTGAATGATCAGTTACATAAGACAAGGTTAACTGAGCTTGATTCGATTGCCCGGCAGATTAAAGCTCTTGAATCTATGATGGGGGATGAAAAGATTGTCAAGGCTGATGAAGAAACAGAATCACAAAGGCTGGATGCTGATGAAGAAACTGTAACAAGGGAATTTCTCCAGATGTTAGAGGATGAAGGAAGCAATGAATTTAAAGATATTCCACATTTTCAACTCGACAAAGCTGAGGATGATACCGCTGGTGATTCTGATTCTAAAGTTTATCTCCCTGATCTAGGAAAGGGGCTAGGCTGTGTGGTTCAAACAAGAGATGGAGGCTACTTAGCTGCTGTGAATCCATTGGATTCCTTGGTTGCTAGAAAAGACATGCCAAAATTAGCTATGCAGGTGTCGAAACCACTGGTTATACCATCAGATAAATCATTGAATGGTTTTGAACTATTTCAGAAGATGGCAGCCGCTGGAGTTGAGAAACTCAGCTCCCAGATTTCATCTTCGATGCCGCTGGATGAAATAATGGGTAAAACTGCAGAGCAGATAGCTTTTGAAGGAATTGCTTCTTCTATTATCCAAGGGAGAAACAAGGAAGGTGCTAACTCGAGTGCAGCTCGCACCATTGCAGCTGTAAAAGTCATGGCGACTGCGATGAACACCGGCAGGAAAGAGAGGATCGCGACTGGGATTTGGAATGTGAGCGAAAACCCATTGACGGCTGAGGAAATTCTAGCGTTTTCGCTGCAAAAGATTGAGGGAATGGCAGTTGAAGCCTTGAAAGTACAAGCAGAAATGGCAGAAGAAGAACCACCTTTCGATGTTTCAGCTTTCAGTGGAAAGGCAATAACACAAGATCAACCACTTGATTCTGCTATTCCACTTGAGAATTGGACTAAGGACTACGGCTTGACTTCTTCCGAAGATCAGCTAGGCGACCCGGAAACACTCACGCTAGCATTGGTCGTGCAACTACGTGATCCCTTAAGGCGATACGAGGCAGTTGGAGGCCCTGTATTAGCACTTGTTCATGCGTCAAGTGGTGACATCGAACCAAAGAAGAATGACGAAGAAAAGAGGTTTAAAGTGATGAGTTTGCATGTTGGAGGCTTGAAGGTAGGAACACCTGGAAAAAGGAACATATGGGATAGCGAAAGGCACAGGCTAACTGCGATGCAGTGGCTCGTAGCATACGGATTGGGCAAGTCTGGAAGAAAAGGTAAACAAGTAGTGTCAAAGGGACAAGATTTGTTGTGGAGCCTTTCCTCGAGAGTAATGGCCGACATGTGGCTCAAAACAATGAGAAACCCGGATGTTAAGTTTGCAAAGTGA